One window of Mediterraneibacter gnavus ATCC 29149 genomic DNA carries:
- the rplL gene encoding 50S ribosomal protein L7/L12: MAKLTTAEMIEAIKELSVLELNELVKACEEEFGVSAAAGVVVAAAAGDGAGAAEEKDEFDVELVSAGASKVKVIKVVREITGLGLKEAKEVVDGAPKVVKEGVSKAEAEEIKAKLEAEGAEVNLK, from the coding sequence ATGGCTAAATTGACAACAGCTGAAATGATCGAAGCGATCAAAGAGTTATCAGTATTAGAATTAAATGAATTAGTAAAAGCTTGTGAAGAAGAATTTGGTGTTTCTGCAGCAGCAGGTGTTGTAGTTGCAGCAGCAGCTGGAGACGGAGCTGGAGCAGCAGAAGAGAAAGATGAGTTCGACGTAGAATTAGTATCTGCTGGAGCATCTAAAGTTAAAGTTATCAAAGTTGTTCGTGAGATCACAGGACTTGGACTGAAAGAAGCAAAAGAAGTAGTTGACGGAGCTCCTAAGGTAGTAAAAGAAGGTGTTTCTAAAGCAGAAGCTGAAGAAATCAAAGCTAAATTAGAAGCAGAAGGTGCAGAAGTTAACCTGAAATAA
- the secE gene encoding preprotein translocase subunit SecE, producing the protein MSGKTGKAEKAQKSSWFKGMKAEFKKIVWPDKNTLAKQTAAVVIVSVLMGALISVIDVLMKYGIDFLIK; encoded by the coding sequence ATGAGTGGAAAGACAGGAAAAGCAGAAAAAGCTCAGAAGTCAAGCTGGTTTAAAGGAATGAAGGCCGAATTTAAAAAGATTGTCTGGCCGGATAAGAACACACTTGCAAAGCAGACAGCTGCAGTTGTAATCGTTTCTGTATTGATGGGCGCATTGATCTCTGTGATCGATGTACTGATGAAATATGGGATTGACTTTCTGATAAAATAG
- the rplJ gene encoding 50S ribosomal protein L10, protein MAKVELKQPIVEAISEELKGAQSVVLVDYRGLTVAQDTELRKKLREAGVTYRVYKNTMMKRAFEGTEFEGLEGCLEGPSAIAISKEDATAPARILCEFAKGADKLELKGGVVEGTVYDVAALSELAKIPSREVLLSRLLGSMQSPITNFARVIKQIAEKDGEAVAETAEAPAEEAAETTAE, encoded by the coding sequence ATGGCAAAAGTAGAATTAAAACAGCCAATCGTTGAGGCGATTTCAGAAGAACTGAAAGGAGCTCAGTCAGTTGTTCTCGTAGATTACCGCGGACTGACAGTTGCTCAGGATACAGAACTTCGTAAAAAGCTCAGAGAAGCAGGTGTTACTTACAGAGTATATAAGAACACTATGATGAAGAGAGCATTCGAAGGAACTGAATTCGAAGGTCTTGAAGGATGTCTGGAAGGACCAAGCGCGATTGCAATTTCTAAAGAAGATGCAACAGCACCAGCAAGAATTCTTTGCGAGTTTGCAAAAGGAGCAGACAAGCTTGAATTAAAAGGTGGTGTAGTGGAAGGAACAGTTTATGATGTGGCAGCACTTTCAGAACTGGCTAAGATTCCATCCAGAGAAGTATTGCTTTCCAGATTACTTGGAAGTATGCAGTCACCAATTACAAACTTCGCTCGCGTTATCAAACAGATCGCAGAAAAAGATGGCGAAGCAGTTGCAGAGACAGCTGAAGCTCCTGCAGAGGAAGCAGCTGAGACAACAGCAGAGTAA
- a CDS encoding DNA-directed RNA polymerase subunit beta: MEKNRIRPITSGKSSRMSYSRQKEVLEMPNLIEVQKDSYQWFLDEGLKEVFDDISPISDYAGHFSLEFVDFTLCEDDVKYTIEECKERDATYAAPLKVRVRLYNRETDEINEHEIFMGDLPLMTKTGTFVINGAERVIVSQLVRSPGIYYGIAHDKLGKELYSSTVIPNRGAWLEYETDSNDVFYVRVDRTRKVPITVLIRALGIGTNAEIIDLFGEEPKILASFGKDTAENYQEGLLELYKKIRPGEPLAVDSAESLITSMFFDPRRYDLAKVGRYKFNKKLALKNRIKGQKVAEDVVNELTGEIVAEKGTLITAEIADAIQNSGAPFVWVEGEDESRNIKILSNMMVDLQAVVDIDPEEVGVTEQVYYPVLAGLLEESAGDVEELKSLIKRDIHDLIPKHITKEDILASINYNIHLEYRMGNDDDIDHLGNRRIRAVGELLQNQYRIGLSRLERVVRERMTTQDQDGVSPQSLINIKPVTAAVKEFFGSSQLSQFMDQNNPLGELTHKRRLSALGPGGLSRDRAGFEVRDVHYSHYGRMCPIETPEGPNIGLINSLATYARINEYGFIEAPYRKIDKTDPMNPIVTEDVVYMTADEEDNYHVAQANTPLDEEGHFLHKNVSGRYREETQEYERSKFDYMDVSPQMVFSVATALIPFLENDDANRALMGSNMQRQAVPLLTTEAPAVGTGMEVKAAVDSGVCMVAERAGVVESSTSTSITIKHDDGTKKTYKLTKFLRSNQSNCYNQVPIVDKGERVEAGQVIADGPSTSNGEMALGKNPLIGFMTWEGYNYEDAVLLSERLVAEDVYTSVHIEEYEAEARDTKLGPEEITRDIPGVGDDALKDLDERGIIRIGAEVRAGDILVGKVTPKGETELTAEERLLRAIFGEKAREVRDTSLKVPHGEYGIIVDAKVFTRENGDELSPGVNQSVRIYIAQKRKISVGDKMAGRHGNKGVVSRVLPVEDMPYLPNGRPLDIVLNPLGVPSRMNIGQVLEIHLSLAAKALGFNVATPVFGGANENDIMDTLDLANDYVNMEWEDFEKKHGEELLPEVLQYLSDNREHRALWKGVPLSRDGKVRLRDGRTGEYFDSPVTIGHMHYLKLHHLVDDKIHARSTGPYSLVTQQPLGGKAQFGGQRFGEMEVWALEAYGASYTLQEILTVKSDDVVGRVKTYEAIIKGENIPEPGIPESFKVLLKELQSLALDVRVLRDDNTEVEIMEAVDYGETDLRSIIEGKKYRDEKESFGAHGFTEQEFVGEELENVEPQEEEDFAPDMELEFDEFMDDEE, from the coding sequence ATGGAGAAAAACAGAATTCGTCCCATCACAAGTGGAAAAAGTTCTCGCATGAGCTATTCCAGACAAAAAGAAGTATTAGAGATGCCGAATCTAATCGAAGTCCAGAAAGATTCTTATCAGTGGTTTCTGGATGAAGGATTAAAAGAGGTATTTGATGATATTTCTCCGATTTCTGACTATGCAGGTCATTTCAGTCTGGAATTTGTAGATTTTACACTTTGCGAGGATGACGTGAAGTACACGATTGAAGAGTGTAAAGAACGTGATGCAACTTATGCTGCACCTTTGAAAGTGAGAGTCAGACTCTACAACAGAGAGACTGATGAGATCAACGAACATGAGATTTTTATGGGGGATCTCCCATTGATGACAAAGACAGGTACATTTGTGATCAATGGTGCTGAACGAGTTATTGTAAGTCAGCTTGTTCGTTCACCGGGAATTTATTATGGAATCGCACATGACAAGCTTGGAAAAGAGCTGTATTCTTCTACAGTAATTCCAAACCGCGGTGCGTGGCTGGAATATGAGACAGACTCCAATGACGTTTTCTATGTACGTGTAGACAGAACAAGAAAGGTGCCGATCACAGTATTGATCCGTGCACTTGGTATCGGAACAAATGCAGAGATTATTGACCTGTTTGGTGAAGAACCGAAGATCCTTGCAAGTTTCGGAAAAGATACAGCAGAGAACTATCAGGAAGGTCTGCTTGAATTATATAAGAAGATCCGTCCGGGAGAGCCGCTTGCAGTGGACAGTGCAGAAAGTCTGATTACAAGCATGTTCTTTGATCCGAGACGTTACGATCTTGCAAAAGTCGGACGTTACAAATTCAACAAAAAACTGGCACTGAAAAACCGTATTAAAGGGCAGAAAGTGGCAGAGGATGTTGTGAATGAGCTGACAGGAGAGATTGTTGCAGAAAAAGGAACTCTGATCACAGCTGAGATTGCAGATGCGATCCAGAACAGTGGTGCTCCGTTTGTATGGGTAGAGGGAGAGGATGAGTCCCGCAATATCAAGATTCTGTCTAATATGATGGTAGATCTGCAGGCAGTTGTGGATATCGATCCGGAAGAAGTCGGAGTGACAGAGCAGGTATACTACCCTGTACTGGCAGGACTTCTGGAAGAATCTGCAGGAGATGTGGAAGAACTGAAATCTCTGATCAAGAGAGATATTCATGATCTGATTCCGAAACATATTACAAAAGAAGATATTTTAGCTTCTATTAACTATAACATCCATCTGGAATACAGAATGGGTAACGATGATGATATCGATCATCTGGGCAACAGACGTATCCGTGCGGTTGGAGAGCTTCTCCAGAATCAGTACAGAATCGGTCTGTCCAGACTGGAGAGAGTTGTTCGTGAAAGAATGACAACACAGGATCAGGACGGAGTTTCTCCACAGTCTCTGATCAATATCAAGCCGGTGACTGCAGCCGTGAAAGAATTCTTTGGTTCTTCTCAGCTGTCTCAGTTCATGGATCAGAACAACCCTCTTGGAGAGCTGACTCACAAGAGACGTCTGTCTGCACTTGGACCTGGTGGTCTTTCCAGAGACCGTGCAGGATTTGAGGTCCGTGACGTTCACTATTCTCACTATGGAAGAATGTGTCCGATCGAGACACCTGAAGGTCCGAACATCGGTCTGATCAACTCGCTTGCAACTTATGCGAGAATCAACGAATATGGATTCATTGAAGCTCCATATCGTAAGATTGACAAAACAGATCCGATGAACCCGATCGTTACAGAAGATGTTGTGTATATGACAGCAGATGAAGAGGACAACTATCATGTAGCACAGGCGAATACACCACTGGATGAGGAAGGACACTTCCTGCATAAGAATGTATCCGGTCGTTATCGTGAAGAGACACAGGAATATGAGAGAAGCAAATTTGATTATATGGACGTGTCTCCGCAGATGGTATTCTCTGTTGCGACAGCATTGATCCCATTCCTTGAGAATGACGATGCCAACCGTGCGCTGATGGGATCCAACATGCAGCGTCAGGCAGTGCCGCTTCTTACAACAGAAGCTCCGGCAGTCGGAACAGGTATGGAAGTAAAAGCAGCGGTAGACTCCGGTGTATGTATGGTTGCAGAGAGAGCTGGTGTGGTAGAGAGCTCTACATCTACAAGCATTACGATCAAACATGACGATGGAACAAAGAAAACATATAAACTGACAAAATTCTTAAGAAGTAACCAGAGCAACTGCTACAATCAGGTGCCGATCGTAGACAAGGGAGAACGTGTGGAAGCCGGACAGGTGATCGCAGACGGACCGTCTACATCCAATGGAGAGATGGCTCTTGGAAAGAACCCGCTGATCGGTTTCATGACATGGGAAGGTTACAACTACGAGGATGCTGTTCTGTTAAGCGAGCGTCTCGTTGCAGAAGACGTTTATACATCTGTTCATATCGAAGAATATGAAGCAGAAGCAAGAGATACAAAACTGGGACCTGAGGAGATTACAAGAGATATCCCTGGTGTCGGTGACGATGCACTCAAAGATCTGGATGAGAGAGGTATCATCCGTATCGGTGCAGAAGTACGTGCAGGAGATATTCTGGTCGGAAAGGTAACTCCGAAGGGAGAGACAGAGCTGACAGCAGAAGAGAGACTGCTTCGCGCGATCTTTGGCGAAAAAGCACGTGAAGTAAGAGATACTTCTCTGAAGGTACCGCACGGTGAATATGGTATTATCGTAGACGCAAAAGTATTTACAAGAGAGAACGGAGACGAACTTTCACCTGGAGTAAACCAGTCCGTACGCATCTATATCGCACAGAAGAGAAAAATTTCTGTTGGTGATAAGATGGCCGGACGTCATGGTAACAAGGGTGTTGTCTCCAGAGTGCTTCCGGTAGAAGATATGCCATATCTTCCAAATGGACGTCCTCTGGATATCGTGCTGAACCCACTGGGTGTGCCTTCCCGTATGAATATCGGGCAGGTGCTCGAGATCCACTTAAGTCTTGCAGCAAAAGCACTTGGCTTTAATGTTGCAACACCGGTATTCGGCGGAGCAAACGAGAATGACATCATGGATACGCTGGATCTGGCAAATGATTATGTAAATATGGAATGGGAAGACTTTGAAAAGAAACACGGAGAGGAATTACTTCCGGAAGTGCTTCAGTATCTGTCTGACAATCGTGAACACAGAGCGCTGTGGAAAGGAGTACCGCTTTCAAGAGACGGTAAAGTACGCCTGCGTGACGGACGTACCGGAGAATATTTTGACAGCCCGGTAACAATTGGACACATGCATTACTTAAAACTTCATCATCTGGTAGATGATAAGATCCATGCACGTTCAACAGGTCCTTACTCACTGGTAACACAGCAGCCGCTGGGTGGTAAAGCTCAGTTCGGTGGACAGCGTTTCGGAGAGATGGAGGTTTGGGCTTTAGAGGCCTACGGTGCATCTTATACACTGCAGGAGATCCTGACAGTCAAATCCGATGATGTTGTAGGACGTGTCAAGACATACGAAGCAATCATCAAAGGAGAGAACATTCCGGAACCAGGTATTCCTGAGTCCTTCAAGGTACTGCTCAAAGAGCTTCAGTCCCTTGCCTTGGATGTGCGTGTACTTCGTGATGACAACACAGAAGTGGAAATCATGGAGGCTGTAGATTACGGCGAGACAGACCTGCGCTCGATCATCGAAGGAAAGAAATACCGCGATGAAAAAGAATCTTTCGGAGCACATGGATTTACAGAGCAGGAATTCGTCGGGGAAGAACTGGAGAACGTAGAACCACAGGAGGAAGAGGATTTCGCTCCTGATATGGAATTGGAATTTGATGAATTCATGGATGATGAAGAATAG
- the rplA gene encoding 50S ribosomal protein L1 — protein MKRGKKYIEAAKLIERGNLYEKAEAVALVKKSAVAKFDETIEAHIRTGCDGRHADQQIRGAVVLPHGTGKKVRILVFAKDAKAEEAKAAGADYVGAEDLIPKIQNEGWFEFDVVVATPDMMGVVGRLGRVLGPKGLMPNPKAGTVTMDVTKAINDIKAGKIEYRLDKTNIIHVPIGKASFTEEQLADNFQTLIDAINKAKPAAVKGQYLKSVTLTSTMGPGVKINPMKLV, from the coding sequence ATGAAACGAGGAAAGAAATATATCGAAGCTGCAAAACTGATCGAAAGAGGAAATCTTTACGAGAAAGCAGAAGCAGTTGCATTAGTGAAAAAATCAGCAGTAGCTAAATTTGACGAGACAATCGAAGCTCACATCAGAACAGGTTGTGACGGACGTCACGCTGACCAGCAGATCCGTGGAGCAGTAGTGCTTCCTCACGGAACTGGTAAAAAAGTTCGTATCCTTGTATTTGCAAAAGATGCAAAAGCAGAAGAAGCAAAAGCAGCCGGAGCAGATTACGTAGGAGCAGAGGATCTGATTCCAAAGATCCAGAACGAAGGATGGTTTGAATTCGATGTTGTTGTTGCTACACCTGACATGATGGGTGTTGTTGGACGTCTCGGACGTGTACTTGGACCAAAAGGTCTGATGCCAAACCCGAAAGCCGGAACAGTTACAATGGACGTAACAAAAGCAATCAACGATATCAAAGCTGGTAAGATTGAGTACAGATTGGACAAAACAAACATTATCCATGTGCCGATTGGAAAAGCTTCATTTACTGAAGAACAGTTAGCGGACAACTTCCAGACGCTTATCGATGCAATCAACAAAGCTAAACCGGCAGCAGTAAAAGGTCAGTACTTAAAGAGCGTAACACTGACATCTACAATGGGACCTGGTGTAAAAATCAACCCAATGAAACTGGTTTAA
- the rpmG gene encoding 50S ribosomal protein L33 — MRTRITLECTECKNRNYNMTKDKKTHPDRMETKKYCKFCKSHTLHKETK, encoded by the coding sequence GTGCGCACAAGAATCACATTGGAATGTACGGAATGCAAGAATCGTAACTACAACATGACTAAGGATAAGAAAACACATCCGGACCGTATGGAGACAAAGAAGTACTGCAAATTCTGTAAATCACACACACTGCACAAAGAAACGAAATAA
- the nusG gene encoding transcription termination/antitermination protein NusG, whose amino-acid sequence MSDAKWYVVHTYSGYENKVKANIDKTIENRHLEDQILEVRVPMQEVVELKNGVQKASQKKMFPGYVLIHMIMNDDTWYVVRNTRGVTGFVGPGSKPVPLEEEEMANLGIKQEDIVVDFEVGDTVTVLSGAWEGTVGMIQAINEQKQSLSINVELFGRETPVELNFSEVRKMD is encoded by the coding sequence ATGTCAGATGCAAAATGGTATGTAGTTCATACTTATTCCGGGTATGAAAACAAAGTAAAAGCAAACATTGATAAGACAATTGAGAACCGTCACCTGGAGGACCAGATTCTTGAAGTCAGAGTTCCGATGCAGGAAGTCGTGGAATTAAAGAATGGTGTTCAGAAAGCAAGTCAGAAGAAGATGTTTCCTGGGTATGTCCTGATCCATATGATCATGAATGATGATACCTGGTATGTCGTAAGAAATACCAGAGGTGTGACAGGATTTGTCGGACCTGGATCCAAGCCGGTTCCGCTGGAAGAAGAGGAAATGGCAAATCTGGGAATCAAACAGGAAGACATCGTAGTTGACTTCGAGGTTGGCGATACAGTGACCGTATTGAGCGGAGCATGGGAAGGTACTGTTGGTATGATCCAGGCGATCAACGAACAGAAACAGAGCCTGTCGATCAATGTAGAGCTGTTCGGCCGAGAGACTCCGGTTGAACTGAATTTCTCAGAAGTAAGAAAGATGGATTAA
- the hypB gene encoding hydrogenase nickel incorporation protein HypB — MYKVYEIKQRVFADNDLEADKVRTELKKDKTFLLNLMSSPGAGKTTTLTKTIDAMKHDFRIGVMEADIDSAVDADTISETGAKVIQLHTGGMCHLDADMTRQGLLELDTSDVDLAILENVGNLVCPAEFDTGAVKNAMILSVPEGDDKPLKYPLMFQVCQCLLINKIDVLPYFDFDLEECKKRVLKLNPDMKIIPISARTGEGMDEWIDWLKEETSSWNESNEKGVKE, encoded by the coding sequence ATGTACAAAGTTTATGAAATCAAACAGCGTGTCTTCGCTGACAATGACCTGGAAGCAGATAAAGTGCGGACAGAATTAAAAAAAGACAAAACATTTCTTTTAAATCTGATGTCGTCTCCCGGAGCAGGGAAGACCACCACTCTGACTAAAACAATAGATGCTATGAAACATGATTTTCGCATCGGAGTCATGGAAGCTGACATTGACAGCGCTGTAGATGCAGATACGATCAGCGAAACCGGAGCCAAAGTCATTCAGCTGCACACAGGGGGAATGTGTCATCTGGATGCAGATATGACAAGGCAAGGGCTTTTGGAGCTGGATACCAGTGATGTAGATCTTGCCATTTTGGAAAATGTGGGCAACCTGGTCTGTCCTGCAGAATTTGACACAGGCGCTGTGAAAAATGCCATGATCTTAAGTGTTCCGGAAGGAGACGATAAACCACTGAAATATCCACTGATGTTTCAGGTATGCCAGTGCCTTCTGATCAACAAGATCGATGTTCTTCCTTACTTTGACTTTGATCTGGAAGAATGTAAAAAGCGGGTACTGAAGCTGAATCCGGATATGAAGATCATCCCGATCTCTGCCCGCACCGGGGAGGGCATGGACGAATGGATCGACTGGCTGAAAGAAGAAACCAGTTCCTGGAATGAATCAAATGAAAAAGGAGTAAAGGAATGA
- the pckA gene encoding phosphoenolpyruvate carboxykinase (ATP): MAQIDLTKYGITGTTEIVYNPSYETLFEEETKPELEGFEKGQESELGAVNVMTGVYTGRSPKDKFIVMDENSKDTVWWTSDEYKNDNHPASEEAWSTVKDIALKELSNKRLFVVDAFCGANKDTRMAIRFIVEVAWQAHFVTNMFIQPTEEELKDFEPDFVVYNASKAKVENYKELGLNSETAVMFNITSREQVIVNTWYGGEMKKGMFSMMNYYLPLKGIASMHCSANTDMNGENTALFFGLSGTGKTTLSTDPKRLLIGDDEHGWDDNGVFNFEGGCYAKVINLDKESEPDIYNAIRRDALLENVTLDAEGKIDFNDKSVTENTRVSYPINHIENIVRPVSSAPAAKNVIFLSADAFGVLPPVSVLTPEQAEYYFLSGFTAKLAGTERGITEPTPTFSACFGQAFLELHPTKYAEELVKKMEANGAKAYLVNTGWNGTGKRISIKDTRGIIDAILNGDIVNAPTKKIPFFNFEVPTELPGVDTNILDPRDTYADASEWETKAKDLAQRFVKNFAKYEGNEAGKALVSAGPEV; the protein is encoded by the coding sequence ATGGCACAGATTGATTTAACCAAGTATGGCATTACTGGAACTACAGAAATTGTGTACAATCCTTCTTACGAGACATTATTTGAAGAAGAGACAAAACCTGAACTGGAAGGTTTTGAAAAAGGTCAGGAAAGTGAACTCGGTGCAGTAAACGTAATGACTGGAGTATATACAGGACGTTCACCTAAAGACAAATTCATTGTAATGGATGAGAACTCTAAAGATACTGTATGGTGGACTTCTGATGAATATAAGAACGATAACCACCCGGCTTCTGAAGAAGCATGGTCTACAGTAAAAGACATCGCATTGAAAGAACTCTCTAACAAGAGACTGTTCGTTGTAGATGCATTCTGCGGAGCTAACAAAGATACACGTATGGCAATCCGTTTCATCGTTGAGGTTGCTTGGCAGGCACACTTTGTTACAAACATGTTCATCCAGCCTACAGAAGAAGAATTAAAAGACTTTGAACCAGATTTCGTTGTTTACAACGCTTCTAAAGCAAAAGTTGAAAACTACAAAGAGCTCGGACTTAACTCTGAGACAGCTGTTATGTTCAACATCACAAGCCGTGAGCAAGTTATCGTAAACACATGGTACGGCGGAGAGATGAAAAAAGGTATGTTCTCTATGATGAACTACTACCTGCCGCTGAAAGGTATCGCTTCTATGCACTGTTCTGCAAACACAGACATGAACGGAGAGAACACAGCACTCTTCTTCGGACTTTCAGGAACAGGTAAGACAACACTCTCTACAGATCCGAAACGTCTTCTGATCGGTGATGACGAGCACGGATGGGATGACAACGGAGTATTCAACTTTGAAGGCGGATGCTACGCAAAAGTTATCAACCTTGACAAAGAATCTGAGCCGGACATCTACAATGCAATCAGACGTGACGCTCTTCTTGAGAACGTAACTCTGGATGCAGAAGGAAAGATCGACTTTAATGACAAGAGTGTTACAGAAAATACTCGTGTATCTTACCCGATCAACCACATCGAGAACATCGTACGTCCGGTTTCTTCTGCACCGGCAGCTAAGAATGTAATCTTCCTGTCTGCAGATGCATTCGGAGTACTTCCTCCGGTATCTGTTCTGACACCAGAGCAGGCTGAATACTACTTCCTGTCTGGATTCACAGCAAAACTTGCTGGTACAGAACGTGGAATCACAGAGCCTACACCAACATTCTCAGCTTGCTTCGGACAGGCATTCTTAGAGCTGCATCCTACAAAATATGCAGAAGAACTTGTTAAGAAAATGGAAGCAAACGGAGCAAAAGCATACCTGGTGAACACAGGATGGAACGGAACAGGAAAACGTATCTCTATCAAAGATACTCGCGGTATCATCGATGCAATCTTAAACGGAGACATCGTAAATGCACCTACTAAGAAGATCCCATTCTTCAACTTCGAAGTACCAACAGAGCTTCCAGGTGTAGATACAAACATTCTTGACCCACGTGACACTTATGCAGATGCTTCTGAGTGGGAGACAAAAGCAAAAGATCTTGCACAGAGATTTGTTAAGAACTTTGCTAAATACGAAGGAAATGAAGCTGGAAAAGCTTTAGTTTCTGCTGGTCCGGAAGTTTAA
- the rplK gene encoding 50S ribosomal protein L11: MAKKVEGYIKLQIPAGKATPAPPVGPALGQHGVNIVEFTKQFNARTADQGDLIIPVVITVYNDRSFSFVTKTPPAAVLIKKACNLKSGSGVPNKTKVATITKAQLQEIAEMKMPDLNAATVEAAMSMVAGTCRSMGVVVEE, encoded by the coding sequence ATGGCAAAAAAAGTAGAAGGATATATTAAATTACAGATTCCAGCTGGTAAAGCAACTCCAGCACCACCGGTAGGTCCTGCACTTGGACAGCACGGTGTAAATATCGTTGAATTTACAAAACAGTTCAATGCCAGAACAGCAGACCAGGGTGACCTGATTATTCCTGTTGTTATCACAGTTTACAATGACAGAAGCTTTAGCTTCGTTACAAAGACTCCACCGGCAGCAGTTCTTATTAAGAAAGCATGTAACCTGAAATCAGGTTCCGGTGTGCCGAACAAAACAAAAGTTGCAACAATCACAAAAGCTCAGCTTCAGGAAATCGCTGAGATGAAAATGCCAGACTTAAATGCTGCAACAGTAGAAGCAGCTATGAGCATGGTGGCAGGAACATGCCGTTCTATGGGTGTAGTGGTTGAAGAGTAA